Proteins encoded together in one Penaeus vannamei isolate JL-2024 chromosome 9, ASM4276789v1, whole genome shotgun sequence window:
- the LOC113814356 gene encoding probable caffeoyl-CoA O-methyltransferase 2 isoform X1 translates to MSILKSYRNPDPLVQYCVNHSLRLTDVQKRLNDLTLQHSRGRMLGAPEVLQLNSNIMQAIGAKKVLDIGVFTGASSLSAALALPPEGKVHALDISEEYTNIGKPFWEESGVADKIRLHIAPAAETLQKFVDGGEAGTFDYAFIDADKTNYDRYYELCLILLRPGGVIAFDNTLWDGAVIDPADQTPDTVALRKLNEKLKDDQRINISFLKIGDGLSLCFKK, encoded by the exons ATGTCTATACTGAAGAGTTACCGTAATCCCGACCCTTTGGTGCAGTATTGTGTAAATCATTCATTGAG ATTAACCGACGTGCAAAAACGCCTGAATGATTTGACTCTGCAGCACAGCAGAGGCAGAATGTTGGGGGCTCCCGAGGTTCTGCAGCTCAACTCCAACATAATGCAGGCGATAGGGGCTAAGAAA GTGCTAGACATCGGGGTGTTCACCGGCGCCAGTTCCCTCTCCGCCGCCTTGGCTCTACCTCCTGAGGGGAAGGTCCACGCCCTGGACATCAGTGAGGAGTATACCAACATAG GCAAGCCGTTCTGGGAGGAATCCGGCGTCGCGGACAAGATCCGTCTGCACATCGCTCCGGCTGCCGAGACGCTGCAGAAGTTCGTCGACGGCGGAGAAGCCGGCACCTTCGACTACGCCTTCATCGACGCCGACAAGACCAACTACGATCGATACTACGAACTGTGCCTCATCCTGCTGCGTCCTGGAGGAGTCATCGCCTTCGACAACACGCTCTGGGATGGGGCTGTGATCGACCCCGCTGACCAGACTCCGGACACGGTTGCTCTCAGGAAGCTCAACGAAAAGCTGAAGGACGACCAGAGAATCAACATCTCCTTCCTCAAGATTGGCGATGGCTTGTCGCTCTGTTTCAAAAAATGA
- the LOC113814356 gene encoding probable caffeoyl-CoA O-methyltransferase 2 isoform X2, with protein sequence MYEVWMRYCKFIEVCVNHSLRLTDVQKRLNDLTLQHSRGRMLGAPEVLQLNSNIMQAIGAKKVLDIGVFTGASSLSAALALPPEGKVHALDISEEYTNIGKPFWEESGVADKIRLHIAPAAETLQKFVDGGEAGTFDYAFIDADKTNYDRYYELCLILLRPGGVIAFDNTLWDGAVIDPADQTPDTVALRKLNEKLKDDQRINISFLKIGDGLSLCFKK encoded by the exons ATGTATGAAGTATGGATGAGGTATTGTAAATTCATTGAGGTATGTGTAAATCATTCATTGAG ATTAACCGACGTGCAAAAACGCCTGAATGATTTGACTCTGCAGCACAGCAGAGGCAGAATGTTGGGGGCTCCCGAGGTTCTGCAGCTCAACTCCAACATAATGCAGGCGATAGGGGCTAAGAAA GTGCTAGACATCGGGGTGTTCACCGGCGCCAGTTCCCTCTCCGCCGCCTTGGCTCTACCTCCTGAGGGGAAGGTCCACGCCCTGGACATCAGTGAGGAGTATACCAACATAG GCAAGCCGTTCTGGGAGGAATCCGGCGTCGCGGACAAGATCCGTCTGCACATCGCTCCGGCTGCCGAGACGCTGCAGAAGTTCGTCGACGGCGGAGAAGCCGGCACCTTCGACTACGCCTTCATCGACGCCGACAAGACCAACTACGATCGATACTACGAACTGTGCCTCATCCTGCTGCGTCCTGGAGGAGTCATCGCCTTCGACAACACGCTCTGGGATGGGGCTGTGATCGACCCCGCTGACCAGACTCCGGACACGGTTGCTCTCAGGAAGCTCAACGAAAAGCTGAAGGACGACCAGAGAATCAACATCTCCTTCCTCAAGATTGGCGATGGCTTGTCGCTCTGTTTCAAAAAATGA
- the LOC113814355 gene encoding probable caffeoyl-CoA O-methyltransferase 2 isoform X1 has translation MSSMKSYYNADPLVQYCVKNSLRLTDVQKRLNDVTLQHSRAAMLGAPEVLQLNSNIMQAIGAKKVLDIGVFTGASSLSAALALPPEGKVHALDISEEYANIGKPFWEESGVADKIRLHIAPAAETLQKFVDGGEAGTFDYAFIDADKTSYDRYYELCLTLLRPGGVIAFDNTLLDGAVVDPSKDTPNTVAIRKLNEKLKDDQRINLSFLKIGDGLSLCFKK, from the exons ATGTCTTCTATGAAGAGTTATTACAACGCCGATCCTTTGGTGCAGTATTGTGTAAAGAATTCATTGAG ATTAACCGACGTGCAAAAACGCCTGAACGACGTCACTCTGCAGCACAGTAGAGCCGCGATGTTGGGAGCTCCTGAGGTTCTGCAACTCAACTCCAACATAATGCAGGCGATAGGGGCCAAGAAA GTGCTAGACATCGGGGTGTTCACCGGCGCCAGTTCCCTCTCCGCCGCCTTGGCTCTGCCTCCTGAGGGGAAGGTCCACGCCCTGGACATCAGTGAAGAGTATGCCAACATAG GCAAGCCGTTCTGGGAGGAATCCGGCGTCGCGGACAAGATCCGTCTGCACATCGCTCCGGCTGCCGAGACGCTGCAGAAGTTCGTCGACGGCGGAGAAGCCGGCACCTTCGACTACGCCTTCATCGACGCCGACAAGACCAGCTACGATCGATACTACGAACTGTGCCTCACCCTGCTGCGTCCTGGAGGAGTCATCGCCTTCGACAACACGCTCCTAGACGGGGCTGTGGTCGACCCCTCTAAAGACACCCCCAACACGGTGGCCATAAGGAAGCTCAACGAAAAGCTGAAGGACGACCAGAGAATCAACCTCTCTTTCCTCAAGATTGGCGATGGCTTGTCGCTCTGTTTCAAAAAGTGA
- the LOC113814355 gene encoding probable caffeoyl-CoA O-methyltransferase 2 isoform X2, producing the protein MLGAPEVLQLNSNIMQAIGAKKVLDIGVFTGASSLSAALALPPEGKVHALDISEEYANIGKPFWEESGVADKIRLHIAPAAETLQKFVDGGEAGTFDYAFIDADKTSYDRYYELCLTLLRPGGVIAFDNTLLDGAVVDPSKDTPNTVAIRKLNEKLKDDQRINLSFLKIGDGLSLCFKK; encoded by the exons ATGTTGGGAGCTCCTGAGGTTCTGCAACTCAACTCCAACATAATGCAGGCGATAGGGGCCAAGAAA GTGCTAGACATCGGGGTGTTCACCGGCGCCAGTTCCCTCTCCGCCGCCTTGGCTCTGCCTCCTGAGGGGAAGGTCCACGCCCTGGACATCAGTGAAGAGTATGCCAACATAG GCAAGCCGTTCTGGGAGGAATCCGGCGTCGCGGACAAGATCCGTCTGCACATCGCTCCGGCTGCCGAGACGCTGCAGAAGTTCGTCGACGGCGGAGAAGCCGGCACCTTCGACTACGCCTTCATCGACGCCGACAAGACCAGCTACGATCGATACTACGAACTGTGCCTCACCCTGCTGCGTCCTGGAGGAGTCATCGCCTTCGACAACACGCTCCTAGACGGGGCTGTGGTCGACCCCTCTAAAGACACCCCCAACACGGTGGCCATAAGGAAGCTCAACGAAAAGCTGAAGGACGACCAGAGAATCAACCTCTCTTTCCTCAAGATTGGCGATGGCTTGTCGCTCTGTTTCAAAAAGTGA